One Panicum virgatum strain AP13 chromosome 3N, P.virgatum_v5, whole genome shotgun sequence DNA segment encodes these proteins:
- the LOC120665641 gene encoding peptidyl-prolyl cis-trans isomerase CYP28, chloroplastic-like isoform X1, with amino-acid sequence MALPSSSIRAASSTVYPAYLGLHQNPNSHHAPFRPSKTNHANTCKCIESPKIARRSLFFLPATFLLLHTSSSLAVDDTNMSSTLAIDTTITDRIFMDFSVCPSYFRSDRPLGAELSSCPDSEPFGRVVFGLYGRLLPITVANFKATCTAAAYRGTLVHKLLQGQFFSAGRQGFRRDKGEVQPPSGLIRNSETVNPKAFKLRHARPGTLSLCLGENDDDDDIKLNPNYHNVEFLVTTGPGPCPELDGQNIVFGTVLEGMDVITSIATIPTYKPAERIRFFNDFAQLIGDERAQTARALWDRPLKTVYISDCGELKVTKQSLSPPSLP; translated from the exons ATGGCATTACCTTCATCAAGCATCAGAGCTGCATCCTCCACAGTTTACCCTGCCTATCTTGGCCTACACCAAAACCCCAACAGCCACCATGCTCCTTTTCGTCCTTCAAAAACAAACCATGCCAATACCTGTAAATGCATCGAGTCACCCAAAATTGCTAGACGATCTCTCTTCTTCCTACCCGccacctttcttctccttcacaCTTCCTCCTCCCTTGCTGTAGATGACACAAACATGTCATCCACCTTAGCAATTGACACAACGATCACAGATCGCATCTTCATGGACTTTAGTGTCTGTCCAAGCTACTTTCGTTCTGACAGACCTTTAGGAGCTGAGCTTTCCTCATGCCCTGACTCTGAGCCATTTGGTCGTGTTGTCTTTGGTCTTTATGGTCGGCTTCTCCCCATTACTGTTGCCAATTTCAAAGCTACATGTACTGCAGCTGCATATAGGGGCACTCTTGTCCACAAGCTCCTTCAAGGACAATTTTTTTCTGCTGGCCGACAAGGCTTTCGGCGTGACAAGGGTGAAGTCCAGCCTCCCTCAGGCCTCATTAGGAATTCTGAGACTGTCAATCCTAAAGCATTCAAACTAAGGCATGCAAGACCTGGTACACTTTCCTTGTGCCTCGGAgagaatgatgatgatgatgacatcaAGCTCAATCCCAATTATCACAATGTTGAATTCTTGGTTACCACAGGGCCAGGACCCTGCCCAGAGCTTGATGGCCAAAACATTGTCTTTGGAACTGTATTGGAAG GAATGGATGTTATCACCAGCATTGCAACCATACCTACCTACAAACCAGCTGAAAGGATCCGCTTCTTCAATGACTTTGCACAGTTGATTGGTGACGAAAGAGCTCAAACTGCTCGGGCATTGTGGGATCGCCCACTTAAGACTGTATATATCAGCGACTGCGGGGAGCTAAAAGTGACCAAACAATCTCTTTCCCCTCCAAGCTTACCATGA
- the LOC120665641 gene encoding peptidyl-prolyl cis-trans isomerase CYP28, chloroplastic-like isoform X2, translating to MALPSSSIRAASSTVYPAYLGLHQNPNSHHAPFRPSKTNHANTCKCIESPKIARRSLFFLPATFLLLHTSSSLAVDDTNMSSTLAIDTTITDRIFMDFSVCPSYFRSDRPLGAELSSCPDSEPFGRVVFGLYGRLLPITVANFKATCTAAAYRGTLVHKLLQGQFFSAGRQGFRRDKGEVQPPSGLIRNSETVNPKAFKLRHARPGPGPCPELDGQNIVFGTVLEGMDVITSIATIPTYKPAERIRFFNDFAQLIGDERAQTARALWDRPLKTVYISDCGELKVTKQSLSPPSLP from the exons ATGGCATTACCTTCATCAAGCATCAGAGCTGCATCCTCCACAGTTTACCCTGCCTATCTTGGCCTACACCAAAACCCCAACAGCCACCATGCTCCTTTTCGTCCTTCAAAAACAAACCATGCCAATACCTGTAAATGCATCGAGTCACCCAAAATTGCTAGACGATCTCTCTTCTTCCTACCCGccacctttcttctccttcacaCTTCCTCCTCCCTTGCTGTAGATGACACAAACATGTCATCCACCTTAGCAATTGACACAACGATCACAGATCGCATCTTCATGGACTTTAGTGTCTGTCCAAGCTACTTTCGTTCTGACAGACCTTTAGGAGCTGAGCTTTCCTCATGCCCTGACTCTGAGCCATTTGGTCGTGTTGTCTTTGGTCTTTATGGTCGGCTTCTCCCCATTACTGTTGCCAATTTCAAAGCTACATGTACTGCAGCTGCATATAGGGGCACTCTTGTCCACAAGCTCCTTCAAGGACAATTTTTTTCTGCTGGCCGACAAGGCTTTCGGCGTGACAAGGGTGAAGTCCAGCCTCCCTCAGGCCTCATTAGGAATTCTGAGACTGTCAATCCTAAAGCATTCAAACTAAGGCATGCAAGACCTG GGCCAGGACCCTGCCCAGAGCTTGATGGCCAAAACATTGTCTTTGGAACTGTATTGGAAG GAATGGATGTTATCACCAGCATTGCAACCATACCTACCTACAAACCAGCTGAAAGGATCCGCTTCTTCAATGACTTTGCACAGTTGATTGGTGACGAAAGAGCTCAAACTGCTCGGGCATTGTGGGATCGCCCACTTAAGACTGTATATATCAGCGACTGCGGGGAGCTAAAAGTGACCAAACAATCTCTTTCCCCTCCAAGCTTACCATGA